In a genomic window of Amycolatopsis japonica:
- a CDS encoding response regulator translates to MPIRTHAVTVVFAGVPQPPASSELEVVAHTPDEREAVWHASVLRPDVLVLSVHPPSLDGLAITREVSSRVPDTAVLVLTPPGDGELVVAAMLAGARGVLSRSAGPDDLIRFIRGVAAGAVVFGERAADRLYGLLAASQPMRAFPRLTPREHEVLDLLAGGLTIPAVARRLGLAPKTVRNVVTSIHAKAGIDDREVLLAQARNAGLGRHS, encoded by the coding sequence GTGCCGATTCGAACCCATGCGGTGACCGTGGTCTTCGCGGGCGTCCCCCAACCGCCCGCGTCCTCGGAGCTGGAGGTGGTCGCCCATACCCCCGACGAACGTGAAGCGGTCTGGCACGCCAGCGTGCTGCGGCCGGACGTCCTCGTCCTGTCCGTCCATCCGCCCTCACTCGACGGGCTGGCGATCACGCGCGAGGTGTCGTCGCGCGTACCGGACACCGCCGTGCTGGTGCTGACCCCGCCCGGCGACGGCGAACTCGTGGTCGCCGCGATGCTCGCGGGCGCGCGCGGCGTCCTGTCCCGCAGCGCGGGCCCCGACGATCTGATCCGGTTCATCCGCGGGGTCGCGGCGGGCGCGGTCGTGTTCGGCGAGCGCGCCGCGGACCGGCTTTACGGCCTGCTGGCCGCTTCGCAGCCGATGCGGGCGTTCCCACGGCTGACCCCGCGCGAACACGAGGTGCTCGACCTCCTGGCGGGTGGCCTGACGATCCCGGCCGTCGCGCGACGGCTCGGGCTCGCGCCCAAGACCGTGCGCAACGTCGTCACGTCGATCCACGCGAAGGCCGGCATCGACGACCGGGAGGTGCTGCTCGCCCAGGCCAGGAACGCCGGGCTCGGCCGTCACTCGTAG
- a CDS encoding precorrin-2 C(20)-methyltransferase — MSGLGKLWGVGLGPGDPELMTVKAARLIGEADVIAYHSARHGRSIARSVAEPYLRDGQIEEKLVYPVTTETTDHPGGYEGAIADFYELSAKRLAEHLDAGRDVVVLCEGDPFFYGSYMYMHERLADRYEATVVPGVTSVSAASSVLGRPLVQRDEVLTILPGTLPAPELARRLADTQAAAVLKLGRTFGNVREALVEAGKLDDAFYVERATWQAQRVEPFADVDPESVPYFSLALLPSPAYASRLADEPEVTREQETHTGGEVVVVGLGPAGPDWLTPEATAELAAAEHIVGYGPYVARVPQRAGQQRHASGNRVEAERAVEALELAADGAKVAVVSSGDPGVFAMASAVLEQVAAGHGAGARVRIVPGVTAAQAAASRVGAPLGHDYCVLSLSDRLKPWEIIERRLDAAGAADLVLALYNPASRTRTTQLAQARDVLLRHRAPETPVVVARDVGGPEEDIRVVTLGTLDPASVDMRCLLIIGSSKTRAENGIVWTPRTYE; from the coding sequence ATGAGCGGGCTCGGAAAACTCTGGGGTGTCGGGCTCGGACCGGGTGACCCCGAGCTGATGACGGTCAAGGCCGCGCGCCTGATCGGCGAGGCCGACGTCATCGCGTATCACAGTGCGCGGCACGGCCGGAGCATCGCGCGTTCGGTCGCCGAGCCGTACCTGCGGGACGGCCAGATCGAGGAGAAGCTGGTCTACCCGGTCACGACCGAGACCACCGACCATCCCGGCGGCTACGAAGGCGCCATCGCCGATTTCTACGAGCTGAGCGCGAAACGGCTTGCCGAGCATCTCGACGCCGGACGCGACGTCGTCGTGCTCTGCGAAGGCGACCCGTTCTTCTACGGCTCCTACATGTACATGCACGAACGCCTCGCCGACCGCTACGAAGCGACCGTGGTGCCGGGCGTGACCTCGGTCAGCGCGGCGTCGTCGGTGCTCGGCCGCCCGCTGGTGCAGCGCGACGAAGTCCTCACGATCCTGCCCGGCACGCTGCCCGCGCCGGAGCTCGCGCGCCGCCTGGCCGACACGCAGGCCGCGGCGGTGCTCAAACTCGGCCGCACGTTCGGCAACGTCCGCGAGGCGCTGGTCGAAGCCGGGAAGCTGGACGACGCCTTCTACGTCGAACGGGCGACCTGGCAGGCGCAGCGCGTCGAGCCGTTCGCCGACGTCGACCCGGAGTCGGTGCCGTACTTCTCGCTGGCGCTGCTGCCCAGCCCGGCCTACGCGTCCCGGCTCGCCGACGAACCCGAAGTCACCCGGGAGCAGGAAACGCATACCGGCGGCGAAGTCGTGGTCGTCGGCCTGGGCCCGGCGGGTCCGGACTGGCTGACCCCCGAAGCGACCGCGGAACTGGCCGCGGCGGAGCACATCGTCGGCTACGGCCCGTACGTCGCGCGGGTGCCGCAGCGCGCGGGCCAGCAGCGGCACGCGTCGGGCAACCGCGTCGAGGCCGAACGCGCCGTCGAAGCGCTCGAACTGGCCGCCGACGGGGCCAAGGTCGCGGTGGTCTCGTCGGGCGATCCCGGCGTGTTCGCGATGGCATCGGCGGTACTGGAGCAGGTCGCGGCCGGACACGGCGCGGGCGCACGGGTGCGGATCGTGCCGGGCGTGACCGCCGCGCAGGCGGCCGCGTCCCGGGTCGGCGCGCCGCTCGGCCACGACTACTGCGTGCTTTCGCTGTCCGACCGGCTCAAGCCGTGGGAGATCATCGAACGTCGGCTGGACGCCGCGGGTGCGGCGGATCTCGTGCTCGCGCTGTACAACCCGGCGTCCCGCACGCGGACCACGCAACTCGCGCAGGCCCGCGACGTCCTGCTCCGGCACCGTGCGCCGGAGACGCCGGTGGTCGTCGCCCGGGACGTCGGCGGCCCCGAGGAGGACATCCGCGTGGTCACCCTCGGCACCCTCGATCCGGCCAGCGTGGACATGCGCTGCCTGCTGATCATCGGCTCGTCGAAGACCCGCGCCGAGAACGGCATCGTCTGGACACCTCGCACCTACGAGTGA
- a CDS encoding precorrin-8X methylmutase: MIDYIRDGAEIYRHSFATIREEADLAILPDDVAVLAVRMIHACGMVDLVDDLRYSLDVVESGRAALEAGAPILCDANMIASGVTRKRLPAANEVLCTLSDPKVPGLAERMGTTRSAAALELWRDKLPGSVVAIGNAPTALFRLLELLEEGVGAPAAIIGVPVGFIGAAESKVELAKRAPAPYLVVHGRRGGSAMAVAAINAMASEVE, translated from the coding sequence GTGATCGACTACATCCGGGACGGGGCCGAGATCTACCGGCATTCGTTCGCCACCATCCGTGAGGAGGCGGATCTCGCGATCCTGCCCGACGACGTCGCGGTGCTGGCCGTGCGGATGATCCACGCCTGCGGGATGGTCGACCTGGTCGACGACCTCCGCTACAGCCTGGACGTGGTGGAATCCGGCCGCGCCGCGCTCGAAGCGGGCGCGCCGATCCTGTGCGACGCGAACATGATCGCCTCCGGGGTGACCCGCAAACGTTTGCCTGCCGCCAACGAAGTGCTGTGCACGCTGTCCGATCCGAAGGTGCCCGGGCTGGCCGAGCGGATGGGCACCACCCGGTCCGCGGCCGCGCTGGAGCTGTGGCGCGACAAGCTGCCCGGTTCCGTGGTGGCGATCGGCAACGCGCCCACCGCGCTGTTCCGCCTGCTGGAACTGCTCGAAGAAGGCGTCGGTGCCCCGGCGGCGATCATCGGGGTCCCGGTGGGCTTCATCGGCGCCGCCGAGTCCAAAGTGGAGCTCGCGAAGCGGGCACCGGCCCCGTACCTGGTGGTGCACGGACGACGTGGCGGCAGCGCGATGGCCGTCGCCGCGATCAACGCGATGGCGAGTGAGGTCGAATGA
- a CDS encoding precorrin-3B synthase: MSTSARVRADACPGVFATHDAADGPLARIRLPGGAITAARFRALADAADDLGDGALHLTSRGNVQLRGITRPGLAGRLAAAGLLPSPSHERVRNILASPLSETAQKLAQELDEALCAVPELAELPGRFLFAFDGGQGDVAGEGADVCWRDGAVLLAGEDTGLRVPAEHAVETLLAVARAFLRTRGTAWRISELADIEPLVRGIPGEMTEPREFEVNPGLPIGPIGDAIGVAAVFGRLTSAQARAIANAGNAVVTPWRSILVLGPLAADTGLITDPDAPSLGVSACIGHPGCAKSLADVRADAARVGRTPRAHFAGCERRCGKPAREHVDVLATEDGYLVDGAFVPVGELARTLAEKGTQ, encoded by the coding sequence CGACGCGGCCGACGGTCCGCTCGCCCGGATCCGGCTGCCCGGCGGCGCCATCACCGCGGCCCGGTTCAGGGCGCTCGCCGACGCCGCCGACGACCTCGGTGACGGCGCCCTCCACTTGACCTCCCGCGGCAACGTGCAGCTGCGCGGAATCACCCGGCCGGGGCTCGCGGGCAGGCTCGCCGCGGCCGGGCTCCTGCCTTCGCCGTCACACGAACGCGTCCGCAACATCCTCGCTTCGCCGCTGAGCGAGACCGCGCAAAAGCTCGCTCAGGAACTCGACGAGGCCTTGTGTGCCGTCCCGGAGCTGGCCGAGCTCCCCGGACGCTTCCTTTTCGCGTTCGACGGCGGCCAGGGTGACGTCGCCGGTGAGGGCGCCGACGTCTGCTGGCGCGACGGGGCCGTACTGCTCGCGGGCGAGGACACCGGCCTGCGCGTCCCCGCCGAGCACGCCGTCGAGACGCTGCTCGCGGTCGCGCGCGCGTTCCTGCGCACGAGGGGAACGGCCTGGCGGATCAGCGAACTCGCCGACATCGAGCCGCTCGTCAGGGGCATCCCAGGCGAAATGACGGAGCCGCGGGAGTTCGAGGTGAACCCGGGCCTCCCGATCGGGCCGATCGGTGACGCGATCGGGGTCGCCGCGGTCTTCGGCAGGCTCACCTCGGCTCAGGCGCGCGCGATCGCGAACGCGGGGAACGCCGTTGTCACGCCGTGGCGATCGATCCTGGTGCTCGGTCCCTTGGCCGCGGACACGGGGCTGATCACCGATCCGGACGCGCCTTCGCTCGGGGTCAGCGCCTGCATCGGGCATCCGGGCTGTGCCAAGTCGCTGGCCGACGTGCGGGCCGACGCGGCGCGGGTCGGGCGGACGCCGAGAGCCCATTTCGCCGGTTGTGAACGGCGCTGCGGCAAACCCGCGCGCGAGCACGTCGACGTGCTCGCGACGGAGGACGGTTATCTGGTCGACGGGGCGTTCGTCCCGGTCGGCGAGCTGGCGAGGACGTTGGCGGAGAAAGGGACACAGTGA